In Ananas comosus cultivar F153 linkage group 14, ASM154086v1, whole genome shotgun sequence, the genomic stretch gtaataataactgggcttaagcattttgggttgtggttgggcccaacgagttattattgctagtgggctgggtcgttacacgaTTCTTCACTTTTTTTGTAGCGGCAACCACACATAATAGTCTTcacaagagaaaaaaatatttttttatttttttctgtttactctttcttttttttttttccaccatcTATCTCTCTTTTCGCTATCGTACCCCCGCCCTCGCCCTTTGCCACAATCGCAGCCGCCACCCTCGCCCGATGCGCTCTGCCTCCCCTTCATCCTCAAATCTTTCGGTATTTTCGTCGTTGTCGCCATCTGTGCCCATGTGCTCTGCTGCAAGCTCACTTTCGCGATCTATATCATATCTGAGCCGGTGTCGACAGAGGTGTAGACGAGATAAAAAAGCAGAGCGAGGCGTCAATGTAGAGAGATGAACTAGAgcagaaggagagaaagaaatgatgaagagGGAGATGAACCAGAGTGGAGGGTGAAAAACGAACAaggaggaaaaagagagagaaaaagaaataagtaTAGTTTggtcagtttattaaaaatttgggtCAAATCTGCAAATCCAAAATAGTGGCTCATTTTTGCGAAATTTCAAaactagtagattttttatgcagaaaaaaaaaaaattttgagcaaTGCTATAGGTAAACGCTAAAGTAGGTGTACAAgaagtatttttctaaatttttataacagGATTATTaagccaaatataaatttgtgaaGAGTTAATTTGCAAAAAGAAATTCTTATATAACGAACAAGGCAAATCCAGCCGTACGATCAATAAATCCGACACATGGCAAAAATCCGACGTTATAGGAACGGGTTGAGGACCACAACGGGATTAAAACGGCACAAAGCAGTTGgggtttttatttaaaaaaaaataggcgTAGGTTCTTTTTAGGGGATTTGGCGATCTCCAAagcgagagagcgagagcgatgAGATCGAGAAAGGCAAAAAATTCGTGGAAAAATTCGGATTGTAACACAGAGAAGTGAAAAATTGGGTGTGATCGTGGATTCGGGTGTTGGGAACAACTAGATCGCGGGATTTTCTTTGGAATTCGTTCGAATTTGAACGATTTTTGGAGGATCGGAACGGGATTTTGATGTTTGCGACGTTGAGCGATGCAAGCCCAATTTTAAGGTCGAAATGGTTTCTGAGGATctattttgtttcatttttgcTTTAATTTCGTCTTGAATTTTGATTGTTGGCGGAGTTCTGAGTTGTTCTTCACGTTTCTATGATTCTTCTATACCGAAattggtttcaattttctcttttttaattatttgttatttttttcctgGAACTTTGGGATCGAAATGGTTGTCGCAGTCccaatttcttttgattttcgGTCAATTTCGCcctgaattttgaattttggccGAATTTTCAGCGTCTTCAGTGATTGTATGATTCTCCTATTCCAAAATTGGAtcgttttcctttcttttttttccccaatattgtaatatttttttttgtaaaatttgagGGAGAAATGCGTCTTGGAGCTCCGATTTTGTTCCATTTCCCGGTTCAGTTTcgttataaattttgaataatggTGGGATATTTCTTGATTCTTTGTCGCTTATTATTGATCATTGAATttgatggaaattttttttctaaatttctcTATAATATTGTccaattttattgaataatcTTATTATATTGATCTCCGATCAGATGTATTCGGAAATGGTCTTGGCTTATAACGTCTCTAAGCTTCTTTCAATTCCTTAAGCCTTACGTATCCTATATATGTCATTTGTTTTGTGTTTTTATCCCTTCACAAATGGGTTTCGTgccaatttttcaaaaataggctaaaatactttttttctgtattttctcttacttcaaaaatctatattttgcctcttcaaaattttaaaaatattttcaggatTTATGAGGTTATAAAGAGGGTGAAATGACTAATCTGCCCTCATGTGAATAAAAtgtttatatactttttctatttttaagagtatttttggtatatttaatgaaaattataagaaataggtAGAATAATAAGGGAATCCTGATGGAGGGGCCAagttcaacttaaaattttgaggggtaaaatatagattttggaAGTCGGgtgggaaagtgaaaaaatggatatttatatagagttttttttgtatcttttagtttaaaatttgtgGAAAACTAAAATGAGAattaagtattattattattattattattatttatcttcttttttggATGCAGgaaaattaattgataaaaatgTTCAATAGAATCTTTGATCTACCATGATTTCCTGTGCATACTAGTTAAAGGtgagatttttctctctctccataggATGGGTTAtaatttaggattaatttcatacagctctctgtaaacatatcgaatagcaaatatatctctacaagttcaatttttcatatttatccctGCAAAAATGTAGTGATATTCATATATGTCCCTCTTGTTTGTCACCACTAgagcactatttattttttaacataagATAAATAACATGAcgtttttgccatcacaaatataccCCTTCAAAAGCCCCAATTGTTAGAATTATGTAGAAATGTCctccaaaaaattttcaacggttatcttcttttttccatcatcacaaataatataagaggggtaaaaaggttAATTTACCTCGTTAACTAACCAGgatattttacctatggttaaccaggggtggaaacgagccgagctcgagcgagcttacctcggctcaaattcggcttgaaattaatttcgagcctaaatttaagctcaagcttggtttgaaattaattcgagccgagctcgagcgagcctaatttcgagtcgagcgagctcgagccttacacgagccgcttgaaattctcaacatcgtacgatcaatagtttaatttgtatagaacattatctacaatttgatacaaaaatatgtctaatagttcaaaatacaaaataattatatgaaatatggtattataatatgaagaaaaataatttatgagttgaatatctaattttttccgcctcacatgtcttctcttccatcttcaatctccatattattcattttcatttattcggtcaaaaataaataaattatataggtaaatattgtattaaactatccaatcatatataactaaaattaaaattttatataaataatacttttttattttaaaaatattttgtatattttcttaagcacacaattaatagcaagatatGCATCAGCGAGCATATGCTGTTACTTGATAACTTGGAGGGCTTcaggcttggccacttagggtgagagacagagaaaaaaagaaagagagaaacagattgaaaatttagagctctgtgaaagaaagaaatggaaaaagtataaatttagtgaaattttacttttttatttgtctattgggtttgtttttatggaccAATAACATTGGTCCAATTTTAAATAAACTCAggttattcactcagcctatatatatatataatatataataatatatatatataatatatagtatagtaactAACTATGCTATCAGAAATAATAGATGATTTGATACTtccgaatttttgaccctttgatcaagaattgtacgttgggatgattgcggtcccctctaggattaaataatacccttagagttgagtggtccctacaaggtaatagtattaatccaagtttagaaatgattaaaagggtTGATCTACGAGTCAAAAATCGAAGGCACCAGATCCTCTTACTTTctatagcatagtagctctactattatatatatatattcgagcttttcgagcctaattcgaacgagccgagtaatactcaagctcggcttgaaataaatttcgagccttttattttgttcaagctcagctcacttaatttcgagtcgagctcgagcaagcCAAATATctagtcgaacgcgagtcgaacgcgagccggctcgctcatttgccagccctatggTTAACTACatttttctaacgaatcctAACAGCGgagttatatttgaaaatgtcaGGGATAATTATGAAAAGTTGAACCTTGTacggatatatttgctattcgatatgtttacagggagttatatgtaattaaccctataaTTTAACATTGTGTTCCTTTGTGcaatatactcttttttttttcttaatagaaTTCTTTTCAAAAGCCAGTAATTAGCATGCCATTAGTGACTCAATTGGTGTGATGTTGGTAGCTGTGGGTTCGTCTTTCTATTCTGTGGTTTTAGCATGTAAGGtttctaattcaaaattttaagaatttggACATCAAATGGACATACTGGGTTGTGGATCATTTAGTTGATTTTATCTGCCTAATTATTCCTTTCGATTTACTGATTCAGATTGTCATAGTTTCTTCAGTCTTATTTTTAATCTCATGACTACTTGACTAATATTTTGGCACAGATTTTAAATCTTGAAGATCAATAATTGATGCAATTATCCTGCTAATCTTTGTTGGGTTTATACGTAAAACGGTGTTTCAGAAAGATGCTGGATTGTGTTCCTAGATCTGCTAAGGTATCTAGAGATATGTTAACACCATTCCCTGCTTTAAAATACATCTGATTTTTGCAAGCTCTTATAAAATCTTTTATAACCCATTATCGTTCATTTACAGGGCAAACGTTCTATTAGGAAAAAGTTTGAGGACAATCCAATGCATCGGTTTGATTTGCTCGCAACAGTGGCAGGAAAGTTGTTAACTGAGGAAGAGGATTCTTCTACTCTAGTTAATATAACTGGACCGCCTAATCTTAAGGATTCAAAGAATGTTAAGAATGAACAAGTCGATGTATCAAATCTATTTGAATCTGAAGATTCGGTTAGGATTAGCTGTGATGACAGTGTATTGGGTCCtgatcatatttttaaaaaagaattacacCCGACAAAAGAAGCTGCTTCAGCACCTGATTTTCCTattttatacccaaacaaatTGGGTAAGGAATCAGTACTTACTAGTATAAAAGGAGATGGAGATAAGGAACCACTTCAAATAACTCAAGATGATGTGGTTAAAATTGGTCCAGATATGTATAATGCGGTTGATCCAATGGATATGGACGTCAAGCCTCCTCCTTTAGTCAGTTCTGTTCCTCCACATGAAAAAGGAGTAGAACTTGTTGTAGATAGAGAATCTCATAAAAGCTTTTCTGGGTGCAAATTTCCTACCATAGTTACTAATAATTACCATAGGCCACATCACATTGGTGATCATAGGATAAGGAAGCTATTGGCATCAAAGATTCGCAAACAAGCTCCGAAAAGGATCTACAAAGAAGAGCTTTCTAACACTGGTATGAATGCCATTATCTCAATTTTCTTAGAATCTTGATTCTTGATCTTATCTTTGCTCCTGTTTGGCCAAACTGGTGATTTTTGAGTAAAGCTGCTTAAAGAAGcacaaatagaatttttttttaaattaaaatctcaTTTACAGCTTCTCGTTGCAGCATAAGCAGAGCCTTCAATTTGGAACTTCTGCTTTTAGGACAAAAGCTTTTAACTTGCGATCACAACAGAGGCTTCAAACTATTTGTTGGCCAAGCACCCAGTTTCTAAATGCTTCTGCTTTATGGACTATTGATTATTGCAAAAGCCATGTCAAGCAAGCTCATATGGGCTCTTAATGTTGGTTACTTATTGCTATGGATTATTTGCGCTGTTTCTTGCTGGTGATGTTTATATTGTTTTGTTACCCATTGTAGAGATAAAATCTGCTTTCTACAGCAAAAAAGTGTGTTATGCACGCCAAAGAACACGTAAGACTACTATGTTTAAGAGGAGAAACCTATTTGAGCATTGTTCAGTTTCTCCATTTGGTCGACAAGTCTGTAATCAAGGTACATCTAAGGGACCTGCAAAGGGAACCATCAAGTTCGAAGAGAGTGATTCTCTTTCAGCTTCTCATGGGGGTTGGTTTCATTTTAAGTCTTCTGTGCTTTCAGTGCTCCACATTTCTTCTTTTGGTACTTTTCTTAGAAGgaaataaaattgtattttctTTTGCAGCAAGTGTAGCTTTGTCATCCATGATAGTTCAAAATTCATCATCTTCTCAAGACTACCATGGTATTTTATGCCGACTAATAGTGAGAGTTTATTTTCGCCGATCCATATGGTGAAGTTGTAAACAGTGCACTTTATTTTGTCTTCTAGTTAAGCTAAACATCAAGTCTTTCAAGGTGCCAGAACTTTTTATAGAGGTTCCTGAAACAGCTACTGTTGGTTCATTGAAGGTATGATGTTATTTGGCAACTTCCATTCCCTCTTCTAGAAAAATTACCCTTATATGGATAGAATTTATTGGCAGTCCCTGTATTATTGGGATATTGCAACTTGGCCGTTGTAATTTTTACCTCAACACTTTAGTCCCTGTACTTTCCCATATATTGTCGTTTAGGTCCCCAGTTGTTAAAAATAATTGATTTCTACTGGAAGATGCCCTTTTGATTCTCCTTGAAGTGAACTGAAATAATTGAGTGTTTGGTAGGTGATGAGGTAAAATAGTCCTtcaaaaaagttggattttcttttttgaagatAAGGGATTAAGTGCAATAAAATTCGAAGATTAGGGACTAAAATGGTTAAGTGGAAAGTACAGCGACCAAATAGCAACATTGGAATAGTACATTGACTACCCATACATTTTACTCTGTTTTGAAAAGGGCTTTGGTTTCATATTGTCTTATGGATGTACTGATGAGTATCTGCTTTAGTACTGTGTTATATAAACGGATTTACATGGATGCATATTTTTGAATGGGTAATATTTTAATGGTATGGCATGTTTTTGATGAATGCTGAGACTCTCCTGAAAGTATCATGATTTTTCACCTTGATCTCTGAAATGTAAAACCTACATAGTTCCTCCCAACCCCACACTGGACTGTCCTGTTATACAAATGGTAGCTAAAATGTTTCGGAGATGTCATCAATGGAAGGTCATTTCTGTAATAGACTAAAGCTTTAATCTTTTCTTTCATGGACACACCCTCAACTTTAGCTTCTTTTGATATATGTATCCAAGTCAGTTTAATACAATATTCCATTAAGTTTAACAACACTTCTATTAAATTTACAAGACTTTTTAACCTTTTAGTAAATGGAAATGTGAATACAGTATTCCGTTAAGTTTAACAGCATTTCTGTATAAATTTACTAGAGTTCAGCAAATGGAACTGTGAATACAATAGTCCATATAGTGTAACAGCACTTCTATCAAATTTACTAGATTTATTAACTTTTCAACAAATGTAACTGTGGCCTGAAGCGAATTTCATGACGTGTTCATTCTGCAGAGGACTATAATGGAGGCCGTGACTGCTGTACTTGGAAATGGTCTTCATGTCAGTGTTCTACTTCAAGGAAAGAAAGTTAGAGATGACAACAAAACCCTCCGACAAGCTGGGATTTCTTGTGGTAATAAGCTTGACGACTTGGGCTTTTCTTTggagccaaaatcctcacaaGCTCCATTCCAACTCACAGTACGAGGAGATAGTGAACGATTAGCAAGGTAAGTAAAAAAGCTTTGTTTCTTTTTAAACATTGATCTTCGCAAATAGTAAAGTAGCAGTACGTTAATACCAGAGTACCTTATGCATCTCAAAGTTCTACTAGTGTCCTGTTTATCCACTTAATTTATGGCTAAATAAGTCATGATTGTTAACACAATTTATGGGTTTTTTCCTGTTAGATTGATTTGCGGTCAACGGAGTATATTAGCAGGTCCTGGGGCCCAGGAATTTCAAGAAGTTCTGGGCCCATGTCTgtcataaatttatatgttttctcttttttaacttCTCTGATTATTGAGGCCAATATGGTTTGCATTCATCTTTAATTAATCCCACCGCTTTCAGCTGTAATATCTGATTGAAATTTTTATCTGACGCAATTTTATTCGTTTGtctaccttttctttttctcttttttgattTCCAGGATTCAGCCTACTGCTACTCCCTTCCGTCAACCTATTGTTACTTTTTCTTCTAACTGCCCTGAGAGTGACCATGATTCTGTTCACTCTCCCACTAATGCATTATCTGTAAATAAAACTCCTTCAAGCTCTCAAATGCTAGTTCCCGTCCCCTCGATGGATTTATTGGATTTAGTTCCGCGACGTAAGTTGAGGCAATCTGAGCTTTCCCAGAGGAGGATCAGACGACCCTTTTCTGTTGCTGAAGTAGAAGCACTGGTCGAGGCAGTTGAGAAGCTGGGAACTGGGAGGTCTGTTTTGGTTGCTCCTCTTTCAATTATAATTCTCTTCCATCCAGTTTTCTTATATGAGTCTATGGCTTATTTTCTCCAGATGGCGAGACGTTAAACTTCGGGCATTTGACAAAGCAAAGCACCGAACTTACGTTGATCTTAAGGTAACACTATCTTTATCTGCCCTTTTGTCCAACTTCCTTTAAATTGGTTTTTCTTTCCTTAATCCCATTGTTATTGTAATAAATGCCCTTGCTA encodes the following:
- the LOC109720543 gene encoding telomere repeat-binding protein 5: MLDCVPRSAKGKRSIRKKFEDNPMHRFDLLATVAGKLLTEEEDSSTLVNITGPPNLKDSKNVKNEQVDVSNLFESEDSVRISCDDSVLGPDHIFKKELHPTKEAASAPDFPILYPNKLGKESVLTSIKGDGDKEPLQITQDDVVKIGPDMYNAVDPMDMDVKPPPLVSSVPPHEKGVELVVDRESHKSFSGCKFPTIVTNNYHRPHHIGDHRIRKLLASKIRKQAPKRIYKEELSNTEIKSAFYSKKVCYARQRTRKTTMFKRRNLFEHCSVSPFGRQVCNQGTSKGPAKGTIKFEESDSLSASHGASVALSSMIVQNSSSSQDYHVKLNIKSFKVPELFIEVPETATVGSLKRTIMEAVTAVLGNGLHVSVLLQGKKVRDDNKTLRQAGISCGNKLDDLGFSLEPKSSQAPFQLTVRGDSERLARIQPTATPFRQPIVTFSSNCPESDHDSVHSPTNALSVNKTPSSSQMLVPVPSMDLLDLVPRRKLRQSELSQRRIRRPFSVAEVEALVEAVEKLGTGRWRDVKLRAFDKAKHRTYVDLKDKWKTLVHTASISPQQRRGEPVPQELLDRVLSAQAYWSQ